In Leptolyngbya subtilissima AS-A7, the sequence GACACCGCCCCACTTTTGGGGGCTGGCCATGCTAATTCAAGATGAATACGCCAAGGTCAACGTGCCCATGATGCCGGTGATCGCAGGCGACGAGGCCACAGCGCAGCAGATCTGGTACTACACCCTGGTGTTGGTGCCCCTGACGCTGATGATGACGTTTCCCCTGGGAGCAACCGGCGCAGTGTATGCGGCGATCGCCCTAATGCTGGGAGGTATGTTTATTCAACGAGCCTGGGCATTGCTGCAAGCGCCGAGCGATCGCGACCTGGCTAAGGGACTGTTCAAGTTCTCGATTCTCTACATGATGCTGCTATCGGCCGGCATGGTGGTCGATAGCTGGCCCGTGACTCGTGCCCTGGTGGCCAGCGTATTGGGTCATCTAAAGCCGTTGGTGAGCATGCTGCCGTTTTAAGTTGAAATGGTGGGACATCCGTGCATTTCTTTAGGCAGGTCTAGTAAACGCGGCAGCTGCCCCATGGACACAATATGTCGTTGCGGTAGACCCTCCGTAGTGTGAAGGTTGTATGGGTAGGTGGGCTACTCGGTGAAATCCAAAATTCCCGATTTAGAAAAAAATCCTGCCCCCCTTCGCCCAAAGGAGTTCTGTAGAATAACCAGTGTAGGAACCAATACGTTTGGGGTTAGCTCTACAGATGGCCGCGGCGGTAACAATTCAAAACTTGAAGAAGTCCTACGGGGCGGTAGAGGCAGTGCGCGATGTGTCGCTCACCATTGAGTCTGGCGAAATTTTTGGCCTGCTGGGACCCAACGGAGCGGGCAAAACCACCACTATTCGCTGCCTCTGCACCCTGACCACCCCAGACAGCGGCACGCTTGAAGTCATGGGGGTTTCGGTAGTCGAGCAGCCTCGGCTGGTGCGCCAACATCTTGGCTACATCGCCCAGGAGGTTGCCCTTGACAAGGTGCTTACCGGACGCGAGCTGTTACGGCTTCAAGCCGATATTTACCACATGCCTAAGAGTGTGTCTGGTCCTCGCATCGACCAGATGATCAACCTGCTAGAGCTGGGTGACTGGGCCGACAAAAAGACCGGCAACTATTCTGGGGGCTTGAGAAAGCGCCTAGATTTGGCTTTAGGGCTGCTGCATCAGCCCGATCTGCTGGTGCTTGACGAGCCCACAGTTGGCCTTGACATTGAGACGCGATCGGCGGTGTGGAGTTTTTTGCGGCAGCTGCGGGCGGCAGGCACCACAATTTTAATCACCAGCCACTACCTTGAAGAAGTTGATGCCCTGGCTGACCGAGTGGCGATTATTGACCGAGGCCGAGTGATTTCGGCCGGCACCCCCAGCGAACTGAAGGATAAGATTGGGGGAGATCGCATCACCCTGCGCATTCGCGAATTCACCTCCGATACAGAGGCCGCTGATGCCCGCACGATGCTAGCTGAGCTGCCCTTTGTGCGCGAGGTGATCGTCAACTCGGCCCAGGGCAACTCTCTCAACTTAGTAGTTGACCGTCAGCCAGACGTGCTGTTGACGGTGCAGCAGGCGCTCAAGGCCGCCGATCTGCCTGTGTTTGGCATTGCCCAATCGCGCCCTAGCCTTGACGATGTGTATTTGGCTGCCACAGGCCGCACCTTGATGGATGCGGAGCTGGCCGCTGTGGGTCAGCGCGACCTTAAGAAAGAAAAGAAACAGGCTATGAAGGGACGCTAGGATAACACCATGAGCACCACTATTCCCACCCCATCCCCAATTCGCGAGGCTGCCCCCAGCCTTGAAAACTCAGACCTTAAAGCCTGGAAGGCTGACCTGATCAAATCCCAAGGGCTGGTCTCTGGGGCCTTTGTGCAAGAGACCCTAGCCATGACCCAGCGACTGTTCATTCAGCTTCAGCGTCGCCCGACTACCCTAGTGGCTGGCGTAATTCAGCCGCTGATTTGGCTAGTGCTGTTTGGGGCGCTGTTTCAGAACGTACCGGCTGGGTTGTTTGGCGAAAGTCGCAACTACGGCCAGTTCCTGGGGGCAGGCATCATTGTGTTCACGGCCTTTGGGGGTGCGCTCAACGCTGGGCTACCAGTGATGTTTGACCGCGAGTTTGGCTTTTTGAACCGGTTTTTGGTGGCACCCTTAGCCTCGCGCTACTCCATTGTGGTGGCGTCGGCGCTGTTTATCGCCGCGCTGAGCCTGATACAAACGGCGGCGATTTTGGCCCTGAGCGCTGTGCTCGGTGCCGGGTTACCTAGCCTGCCGGGGCTACTGCTAGTGCTATTTATTGTCATGGCGCTGGTGCTGGGTGTGACGGCCCTTAGCCTAGGGTTGACCTTTGCGCTACCCGGCCACATTGAGCTGATTGGGGTGATCTTTGTAACCAACCTGCCCCTACTATTTTCAAGTACGGCTCTGGTACCGCTAGATTTTATGCCCCAGTGGCTCCAGGTGGTGGCTAGCTTAAACCCACTCACCTATGCCATTGAGCCTATTCGCTATGTCTACCTGCACCCAGTGTGGGGCTTGGGTGACACAGTGCTGCAAACGCCGTTTGCGGCAGTTTCGCTAGGGGCTTGTTTGGCAGTTTTAGTGGTTTTCTGTGGTCTGTCGCTAGGGCTAATTCAGCCCCTGCTGCGCCGCCGGATTGCCTAGCGACCAGCTCTACTCCACCAGTTACAGAGCTGGTCTGGTAGGGGTCGGCAGCTGGCGAGTTAGCCGCTACAATGGCAAGCGTAGGCAGCACAGTTTTTCTGTGCCCAAAGTCTTAGTTGTTATGGTGTCAAGGAGTGCTCCTATGGCTTACCCAAATTTTCTCTCTAGACCGGTAGCAGCTGCGATCGCAGCTGCCAGCCTGTTAGTTCTGGCTCCGGCAGCCTTGGCCCAATCTACGGCTACTGACCCAAGCCGCACTCCGCGCGTCGATACCAATGAAGGCTTTGGCGACAGCGATGCCAACGACGGCATTTTTGGCGAAAGCAGCAGCCCTTTTGATCTGATTCACCGGGCGGTGCTGATGAATGACCGTAGCTCTACCGACTTTAGCCGTCAGCATCGGGGCCGTATCAGCGACGAGGCACTTAATTTCCGCACCCTCCAGCAAGATGCCCTGCGCCGTCAGCAGTCCCAGCCTGTGCAGACTGAGGCGACTGAGGTCATTGCTCCTGAAACTGGAGAAGAGTAGGCCATTGTTTCCAAAGCAGAAGGCAGACGGCTGTCTGTTCTGGTAAAGGAACACAATCCAAAATCACGAAACATGGCCGCTAAACGTTTAGTGGCCATGTTTTTTGAACGGCTGCTTCGAGCAACTGCCTGAAAGACGGCATAAATGTGCCTAAACCCCACGTTTTCCAAGCTTCTAACCTGTTTGTAGACCGCTATAGCTGGCAGGTAAACAGACGGCTGAGAAAGTAGTTGACCATTTTGGCTCCATAGGGAGAATTCCACCAGACGATGGGATAACAGCCTACGGGATCATCTAGATCGTGGCGGGCCTGGTCAATTGTTTTCCACTGGTCATCTTGCCGCCAGCCCACCTGTTCGCCTAAGCGGTTGAGAATGGCTGTGTCTTGAATCAGCGCTGATTCAAGGGTGCCGCCTACGGATTGGTAAATCTGGAGCTGCACACTAAAGCCGAAGCGGCCGCCCGTGTAGGTAGTCCACAGGCGATCTACTACCCGCAGTACGCTGCACGAAAACAGGCGCACGGCGTCGGGAGTTAGGTCTTCGCGATCAGGGGTGCCGGCCTCCTGCAAAATTACCCGCACGGTTTCTTCGTCAGCCTCTCTTAGCTTGCCAGTTTTAAGCAGCCGCTGAAGTGGTTGATAGCGTTCAACATCGGTTACCAGGGTTAGCGCATCTTCCATGCGAGCGATGCGCTCCGTTATCCCCTGCTGAATGAAGCCTTCTACCCTGGCCTCTAGCGCCTCTATGCGAGCAGCCAGTTCAGCTTGCGACCCTTCTTCATCCATATCGACTCCTTAAGTATTGAGAGCCAGAACCATGCCCTGAGGCGGTTCCTTGGTCATCCGATGCCAAACGAAGTTGGTCAACGCTACAAATTCTAGTATTACCTAGTCGCAATAATTGCGATCGCAGCCCTAGGCGGGGTTCTCCCCCTGCGATTCCCGAGGGGGTTGCTCCGCAAATCGCATCGGTGCCATGGCTTCAGCTTCGTCTAGAGAACGAGAGCCATCGTTGCTGAAACTGGTTGAGACAGTCCCAGCGGGCGGTGCCCCGGGTCCACTGTGAAACAGTCGATCTTCTAAGCCCTTGAGTATCACATAGAGCACCGGCACCACCAGCAGGCTAAGCACTGTCGCCACCAGCAGCCCCCCAAACACGGTGTAGCCCACCGACCAGCGGCTGGCACTGCCCGCCCCAGTGGCAATCAGCAGCGGAAAGGTCCCCACCAGCGATGAAATTGCTGTCATGATAATCGGGCGAAATCGCTGCTCGGCGGCGGCTATTGCAGCAGGCACCAGCCCCAAACCCTGACTTCTGGCCTGGTTGGCAAATTCTACAATCAGAATGGCATTTTTACTGGCGAGGCCGATCAGCATGACCATCCCCACCTGGGCGTAGACGTTAAGCTCCAGGCCTCGGAAGAACAGGAACGTCAGCGCCCCCAGCACCGCCAGGGGCACCGTCAGCAAAATGATGATGGGATCGACGTAGTTTTCGTACTGGGCCGCTAGCACCAGAAACACCACTAGTACCCCAAGCCCAAAGATCAGGATTGAGAGACCGCCGGAGGCCAACTCTTCCCGAGCTGTGCCCTGCCAAGCCTGCCCTACCACCGGTAAAGCGGCTTGGGCATGGGCTTCAGTCATGTCTGCAATCAGCTGGCCCGAGCTCGCCCCCGGTGCGGGTAGGCCCTCCAGCTTAATGGCCCGCAGCAGGTTGAAGTGATTGATGGTAGACGGCCCGACTATTTCCTTGAGAGTGACGACTTCTCCTAGGGATACCATGGTGCCCTGGCGCGATCGCACGTAAATGGCATTGATGTCGCTGGGCTCATTGCGAAAGCCTTCGTCGGCCTGCACATAGACTCGGTAGTTGCGCCCGCCAGAGGTGTAGTCGTTGACGTAGCGGGAGCCCAGGTAGGTGCTGACGGTGGTGAGCGCCTCGCTAACATCCACATCTAGAGCTTTGAGGCGATCGCGGTTGAGTTCCACCTGCACCTGGGGCGAACTGGCTGTGAACTGCGTGAACACTCCCGCTGAGGCAGGCGACTCGTTAGCCGCCCCCATGATTTCGTAGGCGTTACCTAGAAACTCGTCGATGCTCATCTGATTACCGCTGCGATCTTGCAGCTGCATTTCCAAAGCCCCAGTAGGGCTAAAACCAGGCACCGGGGGAGCGTTAAAGGCAATTACCAGTGCCTCTTGAATACTTGAGAGAGCTCCATTGACCTTGGGCAGCAGCCCCGCTACCGACGACTCACGGCCTCGCCGCTCTTCCCAAGGGGCCAGGGTCGCAAAAAATACCCCTCGGTTAGGCGAGGGGCCATCAAAGCCAAACCCAGTCAGCATAAAGGTACTGGTCACCTCTGGAAACTGAGAAATCAGGGTATCCGCCTGGGCCATAACCGATTTGGTATATTCCAGCGAAACACCATCGGGGGCCTGCACAATCCCCAAAAAGTACCCCTGATCTTCTTCTGGCACAAAGCCCGTCGGCACGATGCGGAACATGCCTACCATCAGCATGGTGCCCACCGCAAACAGGGCCAGCACGCCGTAGCGCAGCCGCACTAGCACTTGCACCGCCCGGCGGTAGCGCTCGGTCACCCAGCGCAACAGGTCGTTAAAGCGGTTGAAGAAGCCCCCCAGCGGCCCACCCCGGCCCCCCGGAGGGTTGGGGCGGAGCAGCAGCGCCGACATGGCGGGGGAAAAGGTGAGGGCGTTGAAGGTGGACACCAGAACCGCAAAGGCCATGGTGAAGGAAAACTGTTGGTAAATTTTGCCGGTGCTGCCGGGGAAAAAGGCCACCGGAATGAACACCACCATCAGCACTAACGAGGTGGCCACCAGCGCCCCAGACAGCTCCTGCATGGCGTCGAGGGCGGCCAGGCGGGGGCGCATGCCCTGGTCAATCTTGGCGGCGATCGCCTCCACGATCACGATCGCGTCGTCCACCACCACCCCCGAGGCTAAAATCGCCCCAAACAGGGTCAGGGTGTTGATGGAAAAGCCAAACAGCAGCAAAAACGCCATCGGCCCAATCAGCGACACCGGAATGGCGATCGCCGGAATGATGGTGGAGCGCCAGTCCTGCAAAAAGATAAACAAAATCAGCAGCACCAGGGCGATCGACGTCACCAGGGTGATCAGCACCTCCTTGAGCGACACACGCACAAAGTCGGTGGTATCAAATACCAGCTCAGCCTGGTAGCCCGGCGGAAACGATTGCTGTAGCTCAGCCATGCGATCGCGCACCGCCTCGGCCACCTGCAAGGCGTTGCTGCCCGGCAGCTGGTAAATGATCAATCCTGCCGCCGCCTTGCCCTGGGTCTTAGCGTCAAAGCTGTAGTCTTGCGCCCCGACTTCGGCCCGTCCCAAATCGCGCAGACGCACCAGGTTGCCATTAGCCCCTACCTTGACCACCAGGTTCTCAAACTCTTCGGCTTCTTCCAAACGACCCGGCAGACGCACAGTGTACTGATAGGCCTGATCAACGCTGGTAGGGGAAGCGCCGACCGACCCAGCCCCCACCTGAATGTTTTGCTCTTGCAGGGCCGCCACCACATCGCCGGGGGTAATCGACTGACTGGCCAGGGCAGTGGGATCAAGCCAGAGTCGCATGGCGTAGCGACCCGACCCAAATATCTCGGCGCTGCCGACGCCGTCGATCTGCTTCATCTCGTCGAGAATGAACAGGTCAGCGTAGTTGCTCAGGAACAGTGAGTCGTAGCGATCGTCATCAGTAAAGAAGCGATACACCAGCAAAATGCTTGGCGACTGAGCCGTCACTGTTACCCCCAGTTGGCTGACCTCCGGCGGCAGTAGGGGCGTTGCTCGCGACACCCGATTTTGCACATTCACCTGGGAAATATCTTTGTCTTGCCCAGGGCCAAATACTACGTTGATAGTGCTCTGGCCAGTGTTAGTGCTGCTGGAAGTAATGTATTGCATACCTTCCACACCGTTAATTTCGCGCTCCAGCACCGTGGTGACATTGCTCTCTACGGTTTCGGCATCGGCCCCGTTATAGTTAGCCGCCACCGAGATTTGTAAAGGCGCAATCTCCGGCAGTTGCTCAATGGGCAGCAAAGGGATGGCGATCGCCCCCGCCATCACAATCAGCAGGGTGCACACGGTAGTGAGCACCGGGCGACGAATAAAGTTGTCAGCAATGGAGAACAGCGCCATGGGTGAAATACCGGGGGCTTAAGGGAGGTTAGAAAGTTGTGATTCCTGGAGAATCGCTTTACGAATTGCGCCATGCAGACGCTAAACAGTCGTCAAGCAGCAAATAGTTTCGTCAATCAGGCGAGGGCGTAGCTGAAGCTTGGGCCTCAGGGTCAATCGGCCTGCCGTCCTGCAGCTGTAGAATGTTTGTCACAATTACCTCATCTCCGGCTTCTAGACCCTCAATCACCTGGTAGTTTCCTCCCTGGATTGGCCCCAGCTGTACCGGTCGCTGGGTGGCTACCCGCAGGGTTTTGCCGTCTTCTTGGGGCTGATCGGTGGCCACAAACACAAAGCTCTGTCCGGCGATGCGGGTAACTGCCACCGTGGGCACCAGCAGCGTAGCAGTGGTGCTCCAGATCAGCCGCGCTCGCACAAACTGACCATCGCGCAAGTTGCCCGCCTCATTGGGAAAGCGAGCCTTGACCAAAATCGATTGACCCTCGCCATCCACCTCAGGCGAGATAAAACTGACGCTTCCCGTAGCTAGGGGTTCACCGGTGTCGGGGCTAAGCAGCTCTACCGGAATGCCCGTTCGCAACTGACTAGCCCGGGTCGTAGGCACCTGAATGCGCAAAAGCAGGGCGCTGTTTTGAGTAATGGTAGCCAGGGTATCGCCCGCTTGCACATAGTCGCCGACTTTGAGGGACACATCGCCCAAAAAACCGGCCACCGGAGCTAACACCTGCTTAAAGCCCACATCTGCCTGGCTGACATCCACCTGGGCCTGGGCCTGCTCAAAGGTTGAGAGCGCCTGCTGTAGCTGAGCCTGGGCAGCCCGCACATTTTCTGAGGCCTGGCGTTGGGCAGCCTGGGCAACGTTTAGCTGATTTTGGGCATTGTCTAACTCTTGGCGGCTCAGCGCCCCCGCCCCCACCAAGCGCTCAGTGCGGCCAAAGTCAACCACAGCTAGCTCGACATCGGCTTGGGCGCGGGCCAGCTCTGCCTGAGCTGCATCGACTTGGGCCTGAGCGGCATTGCGCCCAAAACCAGCTGCCTGAGCAGCCGCCTGGTTTGCCGCCACCTCAGACTGCACCTGGTTGGTGCTGAGCTGCACCACAGGCTGCCCCTTGGCAACAGCACTGCCAGAGTCTGCTAGCACCTGAGTGACGCGGCCTTCCACCTCTGGTTTGAGCTCAATGCGCTGCTCAGCCTCTAAAGCCCCAACGAAATCAGAGCTTTCCTCAAAGGTACCGGGCTGAAGCTCCTGCACCTGCACCTGCACCGCTTGGGGGCCGGACATAGCGTCTGGTGCCGGTTTACTACAGGCCGCTACAGCTAGTGACAGAGTGAGAGCGGCCCCTAAAACCTGTCGCGATCGACGAGTATTCACTGGCAGCATAGGGTAACTAAACTTTGAGTGCTGGTTAGACATCGGATGCCATTGCTTAATGGTAATTCAGAGGACCTAGAGTCATAGCGTCGTCGCCGCCTCAGCTAACAAACGACGCCCCGTCGTCTCGAATCCGTTGGGAGGTTGAGAAACGGTGTTGCTCAATTCAGCGAACGTAGCGAACCTCCGTAGGTGAGGTAGAGCTTTAACATGTCAATCAGCAGCCGAGCATGGTCACGAAACGAGCAACTCTGCGGTTCATAGATGCGGTGCAGCAAAATGCCATCTACTACGCAGCTGAGGAAACGTACCAACTTTGGATCGTCTAGCCCTAGCAGGGCAATTATCTGCTGCTCGCTCTCTTGCCAAACCCCATGAAACACCTCGGTTGGAACACCACTCTCTCGGTGCTGATGCTGATAAAACTCAATCCAAATCAGCATTTTCTTGCTTAAAAAGTCTTCATTTTGGGCGACATACTCCAGGGCGGCCTCTACACGGCCCAACACACACTTTTCTTGGCTCGCAACGGCGATCGCGCTTTGAATATCTTGCAGCGTAGTTTCACGCACCAGTTGCTCGAACAGCCCTTCTTTACTGGGAAAGTAGTGATAAAGCGTGCCTGTTGACACCCCTAGGCCTTGGGCAATTTGGCGCATGGTCAGCGCAGCGTAGCCCTTTTCAGCAAATAGGTCAAAGCATTCGTTCAACAGCTCCCTGCGGTACTCGTCATGGTCAACGATTTTGGGCATACACGCTCAGGCGCTGCGGCCTACCTCATAAGCAGCTTCAAAAGCCTATCCCATCACCGCAAATTTTATGTTGGACGATCGGTATAAAAACCATAGCCCCTTTGTTCAGCCTTGTAAACCCTTTGTGCCTGGTAGCCTACAGGTGGTCTTACAGGTTTCCGGTGGCCTGCCAGCAGCCTCTAACTCCAGCACAAAACAAATTTTATAGAGCTAGGCAGCTGTACTAAACGGAGCCCTAAGCGGACTAGAGCAAGGTCGCATTTTTTAATGCTTAGGTGTTGCTTTTCCCTATAAATATGTGTATTTGGTTTAGAGCCTAGACATTGGTCCAAATTTGGCTTTACATGGGCATGGATTAAGGACTGGCTTAATCATTCGCACACCGCTGGCCATAGGCTTTCCAAGCCTCTTTCCAAAATTGTTGGCAGATCGCCCATCCGCTGCAAAGCATTTCTATAAGAAGGGCAAGCTCTTTAACGGCAAGAGCAGGTGTGGAGTTCATTCATCAATAGGTACGGGAAAGCAGTACAGGTGCAAAATCTGCTAGCAAGGTCAGCATTTCGCTATCAGGTCCTCTGGTCGTCTTTTCTCAATACTTTGACTGTGGGTCGTTTAGCTAGCCCAGGGTTGTCACGACGGCTGAAGACCCAACGCCCAAGCCAAAGTTGGGAGAGGTTGTCCGATTTGTGGACGCTATGGGAAAGCATCCGTCCTGAAGCGCTTGATAATTATGTCGGTTATGGGGAGGCAAATTGAACATTTATAAGCTTAAGCTTCGACGACTAAAACCTCGCAATTTGAGACGAGAGTGGCTATCCAACCCCAAGGCAGACATTATGGCCGGGGCAGTGGTAGGGCTGGCACTGATACCAGAGGCGATCGCGTTTTCGATCATCGCCGGAGTCGACCCCAAGGTGGGGCTTTACACCTCGTTTGTTATTGCGGTCACCACCGCGTTTCTAGGTGGACGCCCAGGGTCAATCTCAGCTGCCACCGGGGCCATGGCCCTACTGATGATTGATCTGGTGCGAGACTGGGGATTAGAGTACCTGTTGGTGGCTACCTTCCTCACCGGCATTCTTCAGGTAATTTTTGGGGTACTAAAACTGGGGCGCCAGATGCGCTACGTGCCTCGGGCAGTGATGGTGGGCTACATCAACGCCTTAGCAGTGCTGATTTTTCTGGCCCAGTTGCCCCAGCTCACCAATGTTCCCCCGGCAGTGTATGCGATCGCAGCCCTTTCCCTAATCATTATCTATGGCTTGCCTCGGTTAACCAAAGCAGTGCCCTCGCCCCTAGTAGCCCTGTTTGTCATGACAACCGCAGTAATTGCCCTCGGCATCGAGGTGCCCACCGTGGGCGACATGGGCGAATTGCCCACCACCTTACCCATTTTTGCCCTACCCAAAGTACCTTTTACGCTCGAGACCCTGCGTATTGTGCTGCCTTAC encodes:
- a CDS encoding efflux RND transporter periplasmic adaptor subunit → MSGPQAVQVQVQELQPGTFEESSDFVGALEAEQRIELKPEVEGRVTQVLADSGSAVAKGQPVVQLSTNQVQSEVAANQAAAQAAGFGRNAAQAQVDAAQAELARAQADVELAVVDFGRTERLVGAGALSRQELDNAQNQLNVAQAAQRQASENVRAAQAQLQQALSTFEQAQAQVDVSQADVGFKQVLAPVAGFLGDVSLKVGDYVQAGDTLATITQNSALLLRIQVPTTRASQLRTGIPVELLSPDTGEPLATGSVSFISPEVDGEGQSILVKARFPNEAGNLRDGQFVRARLIWSTTATLLVPTVAVTRIAGQSFVFVATDQPQEDGKTLRVATQRPVQLGPIQGGNYQVIEGLEAGDEVIVTNILQLQDGRPIDPEAQASATPSPD
- a CDS encoding ABC transporter permease translates to MSTTIPTPSPIREAAPSLENSDLKAWKADLIKSQGLVSGAFVQETLAMTQRLFIQLQRRPTTLVAGVIQPLIWLVLFGALFQNVPAGLFGESRNYGQFLGAGIIVFTAFGGALNAGLPVMFDREFGFLNRFLVAPLASRYSIVVASALFIAALSLIQTAAILALSAVLGAGLPSLPGLLLVLFIVMALVLGVTALSLGLTFALPGHIELIGVIFVTNLPLLFSSTALVPLDFMPQWLQVVASLNPLTYAIEPIRYVYLHPVWGLGDTVLQTPFAAVSLGACLAVLVVFCGLSLGLIQPLLRRRIA
- a CDS encoding TetR/AcrR family transcriptional regulator, whose translation is MPKIVDHDEYRRELLNECFDLFAEKGYAALTMRQIAQGLGVSTGTLYHYFPSKEGLFEQLVRETTLQDIQSAIAVASQEKCVLGRVEAALEYVAQNEDFLSKKMLIWIEFYQHQHRESGVPTEVFHGVWQESEQQIIALLGLDDPKLVRFLSCVVDGILLHRIYEPQSCSFRDHARLLIDMLKLYLTYGGSLRSLN
- a CDS encoding GUN4 domain-containing protein — protein: MDEEGSQAELAARIEALEARVEGFIQQGITERIARMEDALTLVTDVERYQPLQRLLKTGKLREADEETVRVILQEAGTPDREDLTPDAVRLFSCSVLRVVDRLWTTYTGGRFGFSVQLQIYQSVGGTLESALIQDTAILNRLGEQVGWRQDDQWKTIDQARHDLDDPVGCYPIVWWNSPYGAKMVNYFLSRLFTCQL
- a CDS encoding efflux RND transporter permease subunit, with product MALFSIADNFIRRPVLTTVCTLLIVMAGAIAIPLLPIEQLPEIAPLQISVAANYNGADAETVESNVTTVLEREINGVEGMQYITSSSTNTGQSTINVVFGPGQDKDISQVNVQNRVSRATPLLPPEVSQLGVTVTAQSPSILLVYRFFTDDDRYDSLFLSNYADLFILDEMKQIDGVGSAEIFGSGRYAMRLWLDPTALASQSITPGDVVAALQEQNIQVGAGSVGASPTSVDQAYQYTVRLPGRLEEAEEFENLVVKVGANGNLVRLRDLGRAEVGAQDYSFDAKTQGKAAAGLIIYQLPGSNALQVAEAVRDRMAELQQSFPPGYQAELVFDTTDFVRVSLKEVLITLVTSIALVLLILFIFLQDWRSTIIPAIAIPVSLIGPMAFLLLFGFSINTLTLFGAILASGVVVDDAIVIVEAIAAKIDQGMRPRLAALDAMQELSGALVATSLVLMVVFIPVAFFPGSTGKIYQQFSFTMAFAVLVSTFNALTFSPAMSALLLRPNPPGGRGGPLGGFFNRFNDLLRWVTERYRRAVQVLVRLRYGVLALFAVGTMLMVGMFRIVPTGFVPEEDQGYFLGIVQAPDGVSLEYTKSVMAQADTLISQFPEVTSTFMLTGFGFDGPSPNRGVFFATLAPWEERRGRESSVAGLLPKVNGALSSIQEALVIAFNAPPVPGFSPTGALEMQLQDRSGNQMSIDEFLGNAYEIMGAANESPASAGVFTQFTASSPQVQVELNRDRLKALDVDVSEALTTVSTYLGSRYVNDYTSGGRNYRVYVQADEGFRNEPSDINAIYVRSRQGTMVSLGEVVTLKEIVGPSTINHFNLLRAIKLEGLPAPGASSGQLIADMTEAHAQAALPVVGQAWQGTAREELASGGLSILIFGLGVLVVFLVLAAQYENYVDPIIILLTVPLAVLGALTFLFFRGLELNVYAQVGMVMLIGLASKNAILIVEFANQARSQGLGLVPAAIAAAEQRFRPIIMTAISSLVGTFPLLIATGAGSASRWSVGYTVFGGLLVATVLSLLVVPVLYVILKGLEDRLFHSGPGAPPAGTVSTSFSNDGSRSLDEAEAMAPMRFAEQPPRESQGENPA
- a CDS encoding ATP-binding cassette domain-containing protein; protein product: MGLALQMAAAVTIQNLKKSYGAVEAVRDVSLTIESGEIFGLLGPNGAGKTTTIRCLCTLTTPDSGTLEVMGVSVVEQPRLVRQHLGYIAQEVALDKVLTGRELLRLQADIYHMPKSVSGPRIDQMINLLELGDWADKKTGNYSGGLRKRLDLALGLLHQPDLLVLDEPTVGLDIETRSAVWSFLRQLRAAGTTILITSHYLEEVDALADRVAIIDRGRVISAGTPSELKDKIGGDRITLRIREFTSDTEAADARTMLAELPFVREVIVNSAQGNSLNLVVDRQPDVLLTVQQALKAADLPVFGIAQSRPSLDDVYLAATGRTLMDAELAAVGQRDLKKEKKQAMKGR